The Podarcis raffonei isolate rPodRaf1 chromosome 2, rPodRaf1.pri, whole genome shotgun sequence genome window below encodes:
- the LOC128408672 gene encoding uncharacterized protein LOC128408672: protein MDAHSLICPSGERVCSICLKPCQCPATQPCGHSFCPSCSNRSWVDELKEKVTCPECRETFLRNKACSYEPLGKMEEATQLTTVDETKQSAQSICAIHKEILNLFCVEDQAPLCSVCRKSWDHSSHTVIPRGEDSFPISKPSNSGIIGYSNAATCIKGNGEVVGGNEKDSTDKLMLIEPQVDFNLEENKEEDTPSNSRVQNSITWILLILFIIQIVGLVTTIFVFTKAKAELPAPCCPSGWIVNQGSCYHVLQLEGSWDDGQRHCSSLGASLAVVADLEKLKVAMQDKGPFDHWVGLLRESGGSWKWTDGTDFNNLFEVEGEGDCAFLSKGVLNRGDCSAEKKWLCSWKAQARGGFHSPAGGRETLRADPVPKDLSTLLPCS, encoded by the exons ATGGATGCGCACTCTCTAATATGTCCCAGTGGCGAAAGGGTTTGTTCGATCTGCTTGAAGCCTTGCCAATGCCCAGCCACGCAACCCTGCGGGCACAGCTTTTGCCCATCGTGCTCCAACCGATCCTGGGTGGATGAACTAAAGGAAAAAGTCACCTGCCCTGAATGCAGAGAAACCTTTCTGAGAAATAAGGCATGCTCTTATGAACCTCTTGGAAAAATGGAAGAGGCCACCCAGCTGACCACAGTGGATGAAACAAAACAGTCAGCTCAGAGTATCTGTGCGATACACAAGGAAATATTAAATCTTTTCTGTGTTGAGGATCAAGCCCCACTCTGTTCAGTCTGCAGAAAATCCTGGGATCATTCATCACACACTGTGATTCCCAGAGGGGAGGACAGTTTTCCAATATCAAAGCCTTCCAATTCTGGCATTATAGGATACTCAAACGCAGCAACTTGCATCAAAGGAAACG GAGAGGTCGTTGGTGGGAATGAGAAGGACAGCACAGATAAGCTCATGCTGATTGAGCCGCAGGTTGACTTCAActtggaggaaaacaaggaagaag ACACTCCATCAAACTCCAGGGTCCAAAATTCCATAACATGGATCCTCCTGATACTGTTCATCATCCAGATTGTGGgcttggtgacaaccatcttcgTTTTCACAA AGGCTAAAGCTGAGCTACCAGCCCCTTGTTGCCCGTCTGGCTGGATCGTGAACCAAGGGAGCTGCTATCATGTCTTGCAGCTGGAAGGGTCCTGGGATGATGGCCAGCGCCACTGTTCCTCGCTCGGTGCCTCCCTGGCTGTGGTTGCGGACTTGGAGAAACTG AAAGTCGCCATGCAAGACAAAGGCCCCTTTGACCACTGGGTTGGCCTACTCAGAGAATCGGGAGGGAGCTGGAAATGGACTGATGGGACGGATTTCAACAACCT TTTTGAAGTGGAAGGAGAGGGAGACTGCGCTTTCCTAAGCAAGGGGGTCCTGAACCGTGGAGATTGCTCAGCTGAGAAGAAGTGGCTGTGCAGCTGGAAAGCTCAGGCCAGAGGCGGATTCCACAGCCCTGCTGGGGGACGTGAAACTTTAAGAGCTGACCCCGTGCCGAAGGACCTTTCCACGCTTTTACCCTGTTCCTAG